The nucleotide window catattttataaaataaccggTACAAGCTTTGATTAAGTAAAGAAGTaacttataaattgtaataaataaatttataaattaacagaaatgattttgttgatattttctcaGAACAAGACTTTTGCACATAAGCCGTTCTTCCATCAAACTCCTCAATTCCAAAACCAAGCTAAAATCTAAACTTATCGTTAATGATAGGCGTGACCCATTTGTacctaattaatatattttaattacaggtGAATTCTCGAAGCTCAAATGTTCCTTCaggtaaataaattcatttatttatagattaattcatattttcattacaGACAATCttgtacaaatcttttttttttaaacttgagaaTGTTAACAGATCGACTTGAATAAACATAACTcgacatataattataaaataaaagggttgaatttattgtaatacatttcataaataaaaatgtttcatattattcACTGAATGTTTTAATCAGCGTCAGTCAGAGATTGTTGCCAAAAGAGAaagaagtattattataattgagaGTTGCATCAGATTTAATAATATGACCTTTTTTAACAAGCCAATTATTTAACCCTTGGGGGAGGGGGCACCATGTTATTGTGGTTTATGCCAGGAGTACTATCCCGTCCTAGTTACGTCACAGGCGACTCACGACTTAACGTTTCTTTCAATAGACTTTCTGATCGGGCATTGATTGTATTatgaattgaataaaatgtaatatgattGGGCAATCGATTTGCGACAatggataaaagtaaaaattgttccAGTCGGtgcaattttataactttattggATCACTCAACcgttttattttcaagattaacTTTGTTGTACTACTAAACTGAATTCTTTTCAATTGAAtagcttaaaaaaattgatttcctaTGCAATTTAAACTAGGTTTTATCTAAATGCCGAAACTGTATAAGaattagaaagttttaaaaaatgaaactttaccttaaaaacaatcttatatttatataaatatatacagtaggGCCGTTCTTAACTGACCCTCTCTTAACCGATATGACCGGCCGCCTTGGTCGAGTAGCGTCTTGGCATTTCATCCAGCAGTTGCAGGTTTgaatcccgctcaggcatggcatattttcaaaaaatctaaaaaacagtaaaactaaaaaaataaattaaccgagAGGCCATTTACTCCATGCACGAATTTTACTTCAGCCTATTACTGAAGATTATtagatgtttataaatattattacgtagTAACCAGTAATCCGTATTTACAGTGCGTGGTAGTAAAGCAGAAcaataaatctctttattttctgttatctttctttttgtcGGTGTGtatggaaccaccgtaaggtattactatagaggatgaatgaggatgatatatatgaatgtaaatgaagtgtacgtcttgtacagtctcaggtcaaccattcctgagatttgtggttaattgaaatccaattatcaaagaataccgatatccaAGTTTCTGTTATCTACTATACGCGTAAAGGTCGGTCTATAATTTATGAGGATGTTTCTGCTGTACTGTAATAAAGTGTAGTAGCTGTAGTTTTGTATTGTTTACTTGTACTTACTGTATTGTAGTTATTGTTACTATGGTTAGttgtaggaaaaatattattaccaatatGAAAAGTAAACGGGTGGTCTTGTCAATGGACAAAAAATTAGAAGCAATTAAAACATCGATTAAATAAACTGCTTATGATATTTGGTGTCTGAAAAAACAACCGTCGGCAATTCGAAGTGGAAcagaaaagaaattgaagaatactgttcaaaagtatccaaaaagtcTTTAAATAAAGGATCTACGCTGAAGGGGCCTCTCCAGGATGCTTTAAATTATGCAGTTTCCTTGTGTTTCAGGCAACAAAGAACCTATGGGGTTTATGTTGGCAGAATAATGGAATTTAATCCATAGACGCGCTCTCATATACTACTACCTTATAATTAGAGCGAGTTCCACGCTTTTATTTTCagtcataaaaaaatagaacacgtttttaaaagaaatcttcatgaaaacaaatttttttttactttttattacgaattgcattttttctgttatttttttttttttaaagcatgtttttaaaatgttttttgttagtaAACTAATAGAAAGctcatttgaaacaaaaatatgatgtggacaacaTGATTTCCtcttacacctattaaattacatttacatatttttttaaaatgaaaaaaatataaaatttgatttcattaaaacctcctgacatattttcattttttttttgttattgaattattattctagtattttttttataatcagaggttaataattattaataaatcaatatatttaaatttataaaaaaaagtagatgaagtctgattcgaactgatgtgccttctcctaagatccaaatatttcattaattaaaatgttatttggctataactctgaaactaatgaaaataagtaccaattaccattgaaaagctctcaatgagagcttattactgcagttaagaaaaagtaaaaaatcctatggattttgggcatttttggacacattttgttcagtcgattgcaatcaaaaggggaagtgtacaactagataatacaacagtcctaaatccaaaacttcaacatcctacggctaatcgttttttagttgtgcgagataaatacgtacgtacagacatcacgctgaaactagtcaacatgggttcagggatggtaaaaatggatatttccattgaaatctgaaatccgaaatttttcgcgatcacaatacttcctttacttcgtataagaaagaaaaaattgccCTGATGATCCACAACAATTAACGTTAAGCATGGAGGCCCCATCAAAAATATATCATCTGACCTCGAGAAAAAGGTTTTCAACGAAACCAAAAAACTAAATATGAttctttctacttccttgtacgatgtaaaggaaggattgtgatcgcgaaaaatttcggtttttagatttcaagtgaaatatccattttgaccacccctgaatccatttaactagtttcggcgtgacatatgtacgtacgtacgaatatatctcgcataactcaaaaacgattagcctaagTATGTTGAAAGTTTGattttaggactgttataacatctaattttgcacctcctcttttgattgcaatcgactgaaccaaaagtgtccaaaaaagcccataatccataaaaatttggattttggcatttttcttaactgcagtaataagccctaattgagagcttttcaatgatatatcatacgtgatacttattttaattggttccagagttatagccaaataaaattttaattaatgaattattcgGATCTTAGAAGGGAACGCCACCTCCGtccgaatcagactttatctccttttttttaaatttaaatatattgatttattaataattatggtacttacatattaacgccaccgcagctacagctttatttaaaaacagagtagtcaatcggatttcggtggaaaatgggccgatatagagtttaacatagattcaaaacagtctctttattaatttaataaatattttataaatataatttaaccaaacttaacctacgctcgcttcgctcgctaaccttgattaattaataccggaattttttgagtatttatttattttataaattcagtaattattgttatttaaataataaataattgcaataattacagaatttattaaataaatactcaaaaaattacggtgttaattagtcaaggttagcgagcgttggttaagtttggttaaattatatttataaattaaataaatataaataaccatttcttaaaattaataaagagactcaataaaataattattcaattttaaataaagctgtagctgcggtggcgttaatatgtaagtaccataattattaataaatcaatatatttaaatttaaaaaaaaggagataaagtctgagataatacgtaagtaccataattattaacctctgattataaaaaaaatgacgataaataataattctataaaaaaaaagaaaaaataccagaagttaatgaaataaaatttgatgtccttttcctttcaaaaatatgtatatatgtaatttagaaggtgtgcaaggaagtcatatagtgttcaccacagatttttttataaggaatAATGATGTGCAAATGTGTCCAAGAGTTATTTTGATCAGCGTACAACACTTCGATGGAAGAAGGGCTCCTGTGGAAAggttttataatatcaaaaaatattatatcaacttaataaaattacatattttacaaaacaataagtACAAGTTTTGATTAAGTAatcaaataacttataaattttaacaaataaatttataaattgacagtaaagttttgtttattttttatatgaacaagATTTTGCCTTTATCAGAAGCGGTTTATCAGTAAGTGGTATAAgtaccacttttttcttttttataaaaaataacccgattttttaaaaaataacaataaaaatgcgtatttttacatttacatatcaataaccaaataaaccagtataaattattattataatctaaccaaatttaacctatgctcgctaagcttaacttattatttaaataatcaaaacatattactgttaattagttagGTTAATGAGCGAAGCAAACGTAAGTTAAGTTAGGATAGATTTTatcgtgaaacaaaaaaatgtatgatgatCCTGATAGAACAAAGAAGatattaatttgtacaattttagCATGAATCAAATCAGGtactaaaatcaaattaatatcaaaccaggtattaaaaaacaaaaaaatcggtttattttttgaaaaaaaaggcaAAACAAAATGGTACCCGCCTACCAGCAACGATCCCAAAACCTTTGCACGTAAGCCATTTTTACATCTATTTCCTTAATTCCAAACCCAATATCACTGTatagttaaaacatatgttttacacAATTCTTAATCTTCTCATATCATACGGATGGCTAAAATAACCGTAATTTTGATGGAATTGATGAACCTGTTTCCATAACGACgaagtttgttataaattattcttattacttaAGTAAATAGATTTATCTGTTCGTAATAGTAAATATTTCAgatcaataaataagtaaaaacttttattaattaaaacagtaaataattaagtattaataaaaaatgagtcAAGTTACCGAATCTGATAAAACTGTATTTGCAGAACGTGGTTATACATTCTACCAATTACTTGGTGAAGGAACTTATGCGAAAGTTTGGTTGGTCAATTATTCTAAGCCTGATGATAATGTAACAAGAGATTATACACTGGCGTGCAAAGTAATTGATAATGAAAGATCaccaaaagattttataaaaaaatttcttccaagAGAAATCGACATTCTATCCAAAATAAGACATCCTCATCTCATTCACTTGCACAGTATATATCAGCGGAAAACGAGAATCTTTATATTCATGAGGTAAAAGAAAAGagcattattataatgataatttcaaattaatatgcttttctttacaaataaataacttataaattgtaaatagaaaTTCTCAAAtcccataaacaaaaaaaaatgtaaaactagaaTCACACTTAgatttttaaacgtatttcacCAGTAAATACAGGTatttagtaacaataaatattagaaatagatgaaataagtttagcaaaaaaaaacccatactAAACGATTTATAAATTTCGTTTGACAAggttcaagttttgttttaaggtTCACGTTACCTCAGTctttatttcgaaaaaaattgtatcttatcCTAACTTGAACATAACGTGAGCTTACAATCTTTAAACTAATAGCAAATACGTACACACATACTTTCTTACGTACCCCCCGTGTTAGGATAGGCTTTAGAACGAGATTGCTAATTCGAAAGAAATTTTAGTTCACACTGTTTAAGGTCGTATTCAATTTGTTAGTTCGCATTAATTTGCAAGATCAGATTCAATCTGTAAAGATACGTATAAAACTTCGACttccattaaagaaatttttttttataaatcaatctgTCATgccatttaaaaaagtatttaatgaagatggaattacatatttaaacaaaGTCATGGTAGTATAAAGATATTCCAAggtttttcaaagaataaaaaaaaattaatatttattctgaatttgtaTATAAGAATAATTTGTACTTGTCTGTTAGCGTCccactaaattttctttttccgtttatcTAGACGCCTATTTTTgccattacaaaattatataactttaaaataaaattcgatatttttaaaatttaatgttaggtAACCGAGCATTAGGTAAAGTTTGGTTACGTACTAAGCTCGGGGTATACGTTGATCGTTGATCtatataaccttttcttttttttctttttcctgtttaaccttcggtaactaccgttcagttGAATAAGGATGAACTTCAGTGgaatatatgtatgagtgtaaatgaatcataagacttgtacagtctcagttcgaccattcctgagacgtgtggttaattgaaacccaaaccaccccaaagaacaccggtatccgcgatctagtattcaaatccgtgtaaaaataactggctttactaggacatgaacgctggaactctcgacttccaaatcagctgatttgggaagacgcgttcaccactagaccaacccggtgggttgatctATATAACCTAACCACATAACTTAACAACGCTCTCATCGCTCGATAacctttgtaattaatattaaatatatagattatatactGTGCTTcgaaggaataataataatataatgcttcgaaggaactttttttttgtgctcgtattaaaaacttaattaggTGGGATGCAAACCGGTAACTACCGAATAGTTTACTTTCGCAATAACATTATGAAAGCCATTTAACAATGTTCGCTATTTCTGGAATCCAGAATAGCGGACtcaaaaactaaaacatttattgattgaattaaatactcaattttaacatattatttgtttcaaaagttttaaaacatttcagacatttcaaaacatttcaaaacatttctttaaaaaaaaaaccgtttctaCTTCTCATGTTACGTAGAACAGGTTCAAAATCCAAGCCATAGTGTTTATAGAGTGCCTATTTTCATTCAATCCGGtgaatcatgaattttttttttattcctctactccctcccctgggccggaccgacttgatggtattacgccacccagcggagtgtccgttactctaatttgCCCTCCCCGCTATCATGAATAACTTAGgtaaaaacagatataaaaaggGCAGCTTACAGCATAAAGTTCAACGGACAAATGCCTAGTTCCTCCCTAATAACTTATTTCTTATATGATTTTTTCCTAGAACATTTCTTCACAGCTCTTAAAAagcagattttataaaatattcttctctttttttgttcttgtttttaaatttctttggatcatcccatgctcaatttatttaatttcttttgaacttTCTGCTCTTGATCAAAATATTAGtgataaccaaaatatttaaatttctttaccgCCAGAGAATTCTAAcctataaaacaattttagaacGTAAAATCATTCGCCTTTAAATGCCTTGATTTGGGATTTCTGGGATAATATCTCCAAAACTCGCTAAATATTGCCGATGAACTGCTCTCTGCAATGGCTTCTAACTACCTTGCACAAGTAACATCTCATCTACGTACAAAAGGGAGTTAGTGTATGCCATTGATCTATATATATAACTCGATAGAGGATCCAATGTATTGGAAgtggtaaaatttgaagcattaaCTGCTTCACAAAATCAGTGGTTaaagaaattaactaaataaaatgaaaccgcGCATGCGCAGAGGTAACTGTAAGAGTAGGAATAAAACCACGCTTTAAATCGATGCAGTAGAAGTGTTcggattttgtattttgaacactgatctctatGTAACTATATATctgatatttacataaatttcccCCTGGATCACTGGAACATTCCGACTTCCTTTTTTGGGTAGCCGAAATTCCCCTTCTCAGGAGAGCTACCTTCTATGCCCTACCCTACAAGGATCCGGACACACGTTCCACACGCCCTTCACATGTCTCGCGCTCTCGCATATCTCAAGGGTCCTCCATACCATCAGAAGCACCACCCCGATTCTCCCACTCTTGCGTGTGACTGAGCCAAAGTATCCTAGGCAAGGGGGTTACCTCCCTGTCCCTAGATGTAACCACGTTTCGTACAGTTACTAAGAGGCCACACACACTCGAAGAAGCTCTTTGTTTGAGCAGACCTCCTGTTCAAGACCACATCTAGTCACACGATTTCAGATCACAAGATCACATACAACAAGCTTTAGTATTCATCCACATTATTAAGGCACAATCCGCAGATCTTCAGGAAGTTACATCGTAAGACTGCCACCAGCTCCCACAGCCATAGCATGACATAATAATAACACGGATTTTGCAGACCACAGTCAAATAATCTTCCGAACATTATGAGCACTACATAGTCGTAAAATACTTCTATAAATCAACATCAGTTAATCATCATAACATTAAGTACGAAATAGACATAAAATACATAATCCCAAGTGCCGTGTACAATACTACCAATGTAGTTGAAAATTAAGCACAAATACATACCAGACTTTAAAAATACCATATCAGCAGTGTATAAAATAAAGCACACAAACTCGTTAACGTTCTTGTCATAACAAGCACTACcttcttttggttatctgactgAGTAAATAAACTTCCCTACAATCACTATAATATgcgcaagcgtacaatggttttatttagttcgaAGCCACTCATTTGTTGtagtatgcttcaatattgaacacttaattgtattttacccCATAAGAATCCTCTATCTAGTTATATTgtacgttaattattttatttagtttaataataaattatttatttaataataaattttatttagtttaattagacgaggttagctagcttaggttatgttgatatacgtacaaTTCGTCAGTTCACGGAATCAACAATCTactaaacataacctacgctcgctttacTCTCTAACCTCTCTAAATACCATTCTATTGtataagttgtatataaaattttgctgTGAAATTCCGAAAATGCACAAAGATATTAGTGTGCAGAGCATTTAGTTGTGCTTTATTTACCGTTTGTGATATTGCATATTTTAACaattggatattttatttaaatggcaTGCTCTGTAcacagaaaattatttgtaataatactaatattaaaagtgACTGTTTcgtttaatttagtaaaatttttcagtttagtggttggtaaaacaatattattttggaatatattttttaaattccttttaaactataaattaaaatcattacacaaatattaagaataagttataataaatattttttgataatgtaTTGCAAAACTAAATTAGAAATATCATTCTCcctaattaacataaataatatactttaagtACATTGTAGTATACTGTACTAATAGCAACAATTTtagtatttgaaaatgtttaccgTGTTCTATGAACGCTCTTAAACATCTTGTGTATAACCTCTCTTAACCTTGTGTAGTTGGACAGGGGTCCCGCTTTTATATAGTTATAACTTTGTAGTAATAAAAGTGCTGgaacgttttatttttactattataacagGAGATTGCCATCCAAGttttttcagaagttttataaaatttgaaatttgatctTGTACTattctttatcattttaaattaatgcagacagaattcataaaataaaaattgatatttacatttttttaaaaagattttcaaaatttttcctattgttttgttttagaaCCGATATTATTCCATTGTGTAGCTTTCCACTAAGGTAGTCTAAAcaagtcaaaacaaaaaaaattaatttttgttattttgtttttctacagATGAAATTACTTGATGAAGGTGAAATATCAAGGTAACAAATTACTCAGAAATAATATAGGATGGCTGGTTATGAGTAACCCCTTTTCAACTATCTCTTGATGCATTGGGTGATCTGCTGAAAAAATGTTAGTGCCAAAGAGTGAAATGATGTAATGCCATTAATGCCATTCATCACTCAATGGAtggacattattttttatataatttattagctGATGTTTACTgtatgaaatttacatttatgtgcaaaagtaaaaatatttcagaatggtgtgtaatcttcatgagTACATCATCCAGTCGACGAACctaaattatttctgttgtacataaatattaattcagcATTTTCAAATCTTATGTTATGTACATGTATGtcacttttttcttaaataatagtgTGTTGCTTCAGGTAAGAACACATTTATTCACGAATGTGTCGGAGCCCATAATTCTCAAAGTAATGTTGAATTTCTTGTTCAATAGGTATGCAGAAAAAGGAGATTTGTtggattatattttattgaatggaGAAATTAGAGAAAATAGAGCAAGACTATGGACACGTCAGTTATCGCTAGGTTTGCAGTATTTGCACAACCTTGACATAGTACATCGTGATATTAAgtgtgaaaatgttttaataacaagTAACAACAATGTAAAGTTAGCAGATTTTGGTTTTTCTAGGTTTGTACTTGATACATCAGGAAGGAGACATTTAAGTAGTACTTACTGTGGTTCAGTAGCATACGCTGCACCAGAATTACTAAAAGGTAAACCTTATGATCCAAAATGTAGTGATATCTGGTCTTTAGGAATTGTTTTATACGTCATGTTAAATCAGTGTATGCCATTCAATGATTCGGACTTGAAAAGACTATATGATCTTCAAATGAACAGCGAGTGgacttttagaagtaaaattgcTCCAAGGTTATCAGAAGATGTAAAAGTCCTTATTTATGGCATGCTACGGCCTGATACAGgtacaagatttttaataaatgatgttgTGAATAGCAGTTGGTTTTTGGCTGACAGAAGATTTAAAGTAATGACAGAGAAAGAAAGGGAAGCTTTagaatctggaataaaaaataaattagggaTGTTACCGAAGTCACATAAATTCAGTATCCCATTTATGAAAAGAGGTAAAAAGGATGAGCAAGTTGTTTGCACAACATCAGTACGTATAGAACTTTCAAGCGATCAATTTAATCTTGATGTATCGTCTACTAAAATTGATAGTGTCAACTTAACAGAAGTTCCAGAAACTAAGAAAAACGTTAAAAGCAAAGATGACTTGgaggaagtaaataaaattgaaagtactAACATTGACAGACCTACAAATGCTTCAGCTAGTTCTACTGTACAGAAGTTAGATGAAAAAGAAGCAGATGGTATACCTAAAAATTGCTCTGTAACTAGTGCTGGAAAACAAAAAGGAAGCTCCTCTGCTGTATCCATGAGTCATAAAGGTTCAAATATAAGTAGGACAGAGAAGTTTGTATCCGTAATAGGAGTATCTACAGATAACGATACAGAAACAATGTTATCAGGAAAGCAATCCACAACAATCTGTAAAGAATCTAGTTTGGTTTTGCCAAAATCAAGTGATTTAGCACTCAATACTGATGAACCATCAGTGCAAGAACTGACTGAAAAAGAAAGTCAGCCAACCAATGAGACTGAAGAAGAAACtgcaaaagaaataattaaatcaaatcgtCCAGGCAAATCGCCCAGTGAAGCAAAAAAATAGCACAAAGAAAATCTCAGCAATAACCTTTTACagacttttgtattataaaggtttttatttttattttaaacaccctgtaataattagttttaacaattttttttctgttatacatattttaaagtttactaaaatagttattttaactgctattttatttatattataaacattagaaaaaatgtaatgtaaaaatcagaaaaaaataaaaatgttataatgtacagtttgtaaaaaataacttatcttttttaCATCAATGATTACTTTCGTTACCCTAAAAGCCTTCCTTTTTCACTCAGTGGATAGAAGAGAATGTAAGAACAAGTCaagaaatacatataattaacttGAAAAGCCTTAGAGGTTTGCATACACTAAATGCCCTACAATGGCATTAGTAAATGAGATCTGTTCCTCAGCGTATAACTTAACCTAGATATACATCAATATTCAAAACAGAAGGATATGGcaaattggaataaaatatattgGTTTGATTTgaatttctcccaccaccacccaattcggtcgtcctaaaacgtaagactgaatgtctgtgccacaaacggctactgagtctcaaaacagtttagcaaccagtatcctaagtagctcctagagctaacctaaaaacgTGGTACCATACAACACTCACTTGCGTGTTCCACCACCCAGTTGTCATATGTCACTAAAACAGGTAGGCGCACCCTGTAAACTACCAAAACAtatcagaataattaatttatcttgtcaaagacagcaatttgctgccacgcctaggcctcTGAATGCCACTTTGAGCCTTAATCTGgttggtagccagccatatctctcgattagcatcctacagcagcgcggtagagtcttttcccttaggtaaactactgatgtctgttgaacaaagcaaccgcatcaaggaactcccacacagtccgacaatgcggaccccttgacctctaagttccagggtggcctgagttctggctccACCAAGAGCTGGGCAATCGAGCATCATGTTTTAGTTCGATTGAACCtccagacgcacagctcatcagctgccaggtggaaccgaaacaaatattggtttgaatttacatggttggagagcaatCGGGCTCCCATTGCACTTAAAAACAAAggcgaggcataccatcccccccagatcctgtataaatctgtacaaggacctttccttagtcgtggcgtgccattcttgattcaatcgcgaggctgtaaagccttgtccgcaggcgggagatgggcaactgttcgaaatttagaaccggtgcattgagatgaCCGTTCCGCTCTGGTACAGGTacggctcgaaaccgcattccaaatCCCTCGGCCTTCCTGCCTTTTCGCAATTtgcacatggccgcccgaactttcaccagtaaactgattgggagagcctttcccaatacagtggtatcCTCGTACGagcttgttttaaaaacaccagtgtatACAATTAAAGCTCTGCCCTGGGCACtctgtaaattttgaataagtgctagATTCCTTTCCAGCCTATGCGCCCTAACgaacgccgcgtaagaggtcatactttcgaagatacttcggtacaccatgtacaaatgacggcccgacagcccgttatccttccgagcaatcctcctatgcttgtgcatcacagacacggcgtccgccgctacttgcctaatgtggttgctaaacagcaacttctcatcaaacaaaacacctagctTCTTATGAACTCAAATTCGACTGATATAATTCGACTCTTATAATTTATCTGCACCCTTGAGTAGCAtgataaacttcgtcttgggtatagaaatccttaaatttcgaatgtccatccagccctctgcggttgacaaagacGCC belongs to Lycorma delicatula isolate Av1 chromosome 1, ASM4794821v1, whole genome shotgun sequence and includes:
- the LOC142317939 gene encoding testis-specific serine/threonine-protein kinase 2-like, which gives rise to MSQVTESDKTVFAERGYTFYQLLGEGTYAKVWLVNYSKPDDNVTRDYTLACKVIDNERSPKDFIKKFLPREIDILSKIRHPHLIHLHSIYQRKTRIFIFMRYAEKGDLLDYILLNGEIRENRARLWTRQLSLGLQYLHNLDIVHRDIKCENVLITSNNNVKLADFGFSRFVLDTSGRRHLSSTYCGSVAYAAPELLKGKPYDPKCSDIWSLGIVLYVMLNQCMPFNDSDLKRLYDLQMNSEWTFRSKIAPRLSEDVKVLIYGMLRPDTGTRFLINDVVNSSWFLADRRFKVMTEKEREALESGIKNKLGMLPKSHKFSIPFMKRGKKDEQVVCTTSVRIELSSDQFNLDVSSTKIDSVNLTEVPETKKNVKSKDDLEEVNKIESTNIDRPTNASASSTVQKLDEKEADGIPKNCSVTSAGKQKGSSSAVSMSHKGSNISRTEKFVSVIGVSTDNDTETMLSGKQSTTICKESSLVLPKSSDLALNTDEPSVQELTEKESQPTNETEEETAKEIIKSNRPGKSPSEAKK